The nucleotide sequence AGCAGAAAACCCGCGACGGTGCCGCCCGACACTGAGACAGCTCAGTCTTCGTGATCGTGCAAAGGCTTTCCTTCGGCGTCCTCTTCGTCATGTGGTTCGGTCATGTGGTCGATCATGGCGGTCAGCATATCCCGCACATGGCCGTCGGCGATGGCATAGAACACCTGTCGCCCCTGCCGTGCCGCTTTCAGCAGCCGTGCCGCCCTCAGCAGGCGCAGATGGTGGGAAACCAATGACTGGCTCAGCGCGGTTCGTTCCGCCAATGTCCCGACATTCAGCGGTTGTTCGAGGCAGGCAACGACGATCATCAACCGGTTTGGCTCGCCCAGCAGACGGAATGTTTCCGCCAGCTGGCTATATTGATCTTGTGGAAGGTCCATTGCCGCGCCGCACCTGATCTACCAAACGAAGACATGCTCTAGCCTATCCGCTGTAACGTGCCAAAGGGGCCGCCTCATTTCCCTATGCCAGAGCGTAATCCGCTTCCACGGTGTAAACCGACTGTTCCTTGCCCAGTTGAGAGCTGAACAGGGTGAAATGCTCCATCGGGATGGGGTCGGTACGGAACAGATTATGGCTCTGGACATAGGAAGCCAGACGATTTTCTGCCGTGCCATCCAGGCGTGCCAGCGTGACATGGGGCATGAAGCGGCGGCGTTCTGCGGGCAGGCCCACGCGCTGTAACCCGGTTTCGATCTTGTTCTGAAGATGGTCCAGCTGCGGATTCTTTTCCACGCCGACATACAGTGTGGAGCGTCCGGCCCGCTCGAAAATACCGATCCCTGTCAGCACCAGAGAGAAACCACGTGCCCGCAAGGAGGACAGGGCCAGATCGAGCTCATCGGCACGATGGCCCGGCACCTCACCGATGAAGCGCAGGGTCAGATGGTAATTTTCCGGTGAAATCCAGCGTGCTCCCGGCAGACCGTAGGCAATCCCGTAGAGTTCATCTTTCAGAATCCAGGGAAGATCGAGCCCGACAAACAGTCTCATGGGTGCTCTCCCGGGGGGAGGGGGTGGCGGGGGCAGCATGTGCGAGGCAATCCGGCTGGCAGGACCAGAGCAACGCAAGACGGTGCCCGGTAATATCAGCCATGGTCAACCATGACGGATCATGACCGATTATTCATTTTCCATGCAGGGGGGCAGGCGGTCAAAGGCGTTTCTTTTACATCTTGTCATAAACGCAGAGCTTGATCGCTTTTTGCCCTGAAACAAGATAATGTGACATCAAGATCCATGGCCGGGCTTTGTTCCGACCGTTACAGGAGAATCGTGTATGGCCTTTCGTCCAGATAACAGCGTCCGCCCGGGCGTCTGGGGTGCCGCCGACACCGCATCCATGGATGCCGGTCTGCGCGCCTACATGCTGCGTGTGTTCAACTGGATGGCATCAGGTGTCGCTCTGACCGGCATTGTGGCCTACGCCATTGCCCATACCAGCCTGATAAATGCTTTCTATCATCCGGTGATGACCGAGCAGGGTGTGAGCATTCAGCCCACGGCGCTGGCCTTCATCTCCATGATTTCGCCGCTGGCTTTCGTGCTGGTGCTGAGCTTCGGCATCAACCGCCTGAGCCTCGGTACGGTGCAGGCGCTGTTCTGGTTGCTTTGTGTCGCGATGGGCGCCAGCCTGACCAATATCTTTCTGGTTTATACCAATGCCTCGATCGTGCAGACCTTCTTCGTGTCTGCGGCGACATTCGCGGCGATGAGCCTGTATGGCTACACCACGCGCTCCGACCTGACCCGCCTCGGCAGTTTTCTGATGATGGGGCTGATCGGGATCGTCATAGCCTCGGTGGTCAATCTGTTTGTCCATAGCGGCATGATGGGCTTCGTGATCAGCGTGATTGGTGTGCTGGTGTTCACCGGGCTGACCGCCTACGACACCCAGCGTATCAAGGTGGATTATGCGCAGTTCGCCACTCAGGGAGGCAGCGATTTTGCGGCTCGTCGTTCGGTGTTCGATGCACTTCAGCTTTATCTGAACTTCATCAACCTGTTCATGATGCTGCTTCGCCTGCTGGGTAACCGCGCCAGCAACGACTGATCCAACCCACTGTCAGTCCTGAATCAGAACCGGCCGGGAATTACGTCCCGGCCGGTTTTTTTGTGTCTGCTGGAGGAAGAAACAATCCGGCTCAGCGGGCTGCCGGAGCGATGGCGTTTTCCAGGGTCGGCAGATCGACTGCACCGGGAAACAGCTTCGACCCGATGACATAGGCCGGTGTGCCTTCCAGCCCCAGCGAGCGCCCGAGAGCAATATTATCCGCCAGTCGCTTTTCGATGGCCGGGTCCTGCATGTCCTTGTGAAGTCTGTCGACATCCAGCCCCAGCGTGCGGGCCTGCCGGTCGATGTCCTCCTGCGTCAGGTCGGGAGAGCCATGCATCAGGGCGGCCCGCAGCTGCACATAGCCACCCTGTTTCTGTGCTGCCAGCAAAGCACGGGAGCCGAGTTCACTTTTGTCGCCGAGAATGGGCATGTCTTTATAGACAACGCGGAGCTCGGGGTGTTTGCGGATCAACTCATCCATGACCGGCACCATCCGGCGGCAATACGGGCAGCGCACATCATAGAATTCTACGATGGAGGTGGATCCTTTCGGATTGCCCGCAACGGGATCGGCCGGATCGCTGGTCAGACGTGACGCATTGGCTGCAATGGCGCCTTCCCGGGCGGAGAGGGCGCGGCGGTTTTCATCCTGTTGCAGGGCGGTGATAGCATCTTTCAGAATCGTTGGATCTTTGACCAGAGCCTGACGCAGGATGGTCAC is from Granulibacter bethesdensis and encodes:
- a CDS encoding DsbA family protein gives rise to the protein MSSLPLFYSRAPRQSFRRHGLLALPILAGLLLPGDAHSETFTPAQRAEIVTILRQALVKDPTILKDAITALQQDENRRALSAREGAIAANASRLTSDPADPVAGNPKGSTSIVEFYDVRCPYCRRMVPVMDELIRKHPELRVVYKDMPILGDKSELGSRALLAAQKQGGYVQLRAALMHGSPDLTQEDIDRQARTLGLDVDRLHKDMQDPAIEKRLADNIALGRSLGLEGTPAYVIGSKLFPGAVDLPTLENAIAPAAR
- the thpR gene encoding RNA 2',3'-cyclic phosphodiesterase, which translates into the protein MRLFVGLDLPWILKDELYGIAYGLPGARWISPENYHLTLRFIGEVPGHRADELDLALSSLRARGFSLVLTGIGIFERAGRSTLYVGVEKNPQLDHLQNKIETGLQRVGLPAERRRFMPHVTLARLDGTAENRLASYVQSHNLFRTDPIPMEHFTLFSSQLGKEQSVYTVEADYALA
- a CDS encoding Bax inhibitor-1/YccA family protein: MAFRPDNSVRPGVWGAADTASMDAGLRAYMLRVFNWMASGVALTGIVAYAIAHTSLINAFYHPVMTEQGVSIQPTALAFISMISPLAFVLVLSFGINRLSLGTVQALFWLLCVAMGASLTNIFLVYTNASIVQTFFVSAATFAAMSLYGYTTRSDLTRLGSFLMMGLIGIVIASVVNLFVHSGMMGFVISVIGVLVFTGLTAYDTQRIKVDYAQFATQGGSDFAARRSVFDALQLYLNFINLFMMLLRLLGNRASND
- a CDS encoding helix-turn-helix transcriptional regulator; this encodes MDLPQDQYSQLAETFRLLGEPNRLMIVVACLEQPLNVGTLAERTALSQSLVSHHLRLLRAARLLKAARQGRQVFYAIADGHVRDMLTAMIDHMTEPHDEEDAEGKPLHDHED